Proteins from one Bacteroides zhangwenhongii genomic window:
- a CDS encoding DUF262 domain-containing protein: MESTTIKALFGRRNIRFVIPAYQRAYAWEKRQFIQFIEDLEECEVCDYYLGHFLFEQDGDTLYVIDGQQRLTTCIIFFRAFINTLKHRETEWMNGKEADTIKNWMDDIDDYYLKDIRHARQKFITVAYDNNFFADTIIDHNINISQEDLTSKSKKSIYNALTYFEEKLSKASIEQLLSWAYSLENASITTYIVKNKLQAAQIFAYQNDRGKRLTNLEVLKAYFMLQIYQSQNNEDDIVYVEKAFEEIYHNIVLVTVEEDNVLNYYWRAVGTKGYYSENVIREVKAWIKAVSQEKQVQKIKYFVNGLSKAFCLIRQIEQDNSFYTANLKNLNNMAYAYPILIKAKLSDVDDDVFMRLIRLMENLTFRSLIRGGRADITSRLQNVLPSASDNSSFNKMIDNIIWKLKNDWWWGYWSDTEMYNHLKSGWFYGNRVDNYLLWRYEQYLCNNNYPTPKISFGDVISNESIEHIAPQTQPNPLENGYGVYEDNENPSEGIVSGEWLNCVGNLMLMAGSQNSSLGNRSFPQKLQVYGKDNLLNQQKEVIEFVADKDNPVWDKTSIEKRFNKIVQAAKEIWNLDNI; the protein is encoded by the coding sequence ATGGAATCAACAACCATTAAAGCCTTATTCGGAAGGCGTAACATTCGCTTCGTCATCCCTGCATACCAAAGGGCTTATGCTTGGGAGAAAAGACAATTTATCCAGTTCATAGAAGATTTGGAGGAATGTGAAGTTTGTGATTATTACTTGGGGCATTTCTTATTTGAGCAAGATGGGGATACGCTTTATGTAATTGACGGACAACAACGTTTGACCACCTGCATCATCTTTTTCAGAGCTTTTATAAATACATTGAAACATAGAGAGACAGAATGGATGAACGGGAAAGAAGCCGATACTATCAAAAATTGGATGGATGACATTGACGACTATTATTTGAAAGATATACGCCATGCAAGGCAAAAATTTATAACCGTAGCTTATGACAATAATTTCTTTGCGGATACAATCATAGACCACAATATTAATATTTCTCAAGAGGACTTGACTTCCAAATCAAAAAAGTCGATTTATAATGCTCTGACTTATTTTGAGGAAAAACTAAGTAAAGCCTCAATAGAACAGCTTCTTTCATGGGCTTATTCTTTGGAAAATGCGTCAATTACGACCTATATTGTCAAAAACAAGTTACAAGCTGCACAGATATTTGCTTATCAAAATGACCGAGGAAAAAGGTTAACTAATTTAGAGGTACTCAAAGCATATTTCATGTTACAGATTTATCAATCACAAAATAATGAAGATGATATAGTCTATGTAGAAAAGGCTTTTGAGGAAATCTATCATAACATAGTTCTTGTTACGGTGGAAGAAGATAATGTTCTGAACTATTATTGGAGAGCTGTAGGTACAAAAGGTTATTATAGCGAAAATGTTATTCGTGAGGTAAAAGCATGGATAAAAGCAGTTTCACAAGAGAAACAGGTTCAAAAAATCAAATATTTTGTTAATGGATTATCCAAAGCATTTTGCCTTATTCGACAAATAGAGCAAGACAATTCTTTTTACACAGCGAATTTGAAGAACTTAAACAATATGGCATATGCTTATCCAATACTCATCAAAGCAAAATTGTCGGATGTAGATGATGATGTTTTCATGCGCCTTATCAGGCTAATGGAAAATCTTACATTTAGGTCATTAATAAGAGGCGGACGAGCTGATATAACAAGTCGCTTGCAAAACGTGTTGCCGAGCGCAAGCGACAATTCAAGTTTTAATAAAATGATTGATAATATTATATGGAAACTTAAAAATGACTGGTGGTGGGGATATTGGAGTGATACAGAAATGTACAATCATTTAAAAAGCGGTTGGTTTTATGGAAATCGCGTAGATAATTACTTATTGTGGAGATATGAACAGTATTTATGTAATAACAATTATCCCACTCCCAAAATATCTTTTGGAGATGTCATATCTAACGAAAGCATAGAACATATTGCGCCACAGACACAGCCTAATCCCTTAGAAAATGGCTATGGTGTCTATGAAGACAATGAAAATCCAAGTGAGGGTATTGTTTCCGGGGAATGGTTAAATTGTGTAGGTAATTTAATGTTGATGGCAGGAAGTCAAAATAGCTCATTAGGAAACCGTTCTTTCCCACAGAAATTACAAGTTTATGGTAAAGACAATTTATTGAACCAGCAGAAAGAAGTCATTGAATTTGTAGCGGACAAGGATAATCCTGTTTGGGACAAAACAAGCATAGAAAAACGATTTAATAAAATTGTTCAAGCAGCTAAAGAAATTTGGAACTTAGATAATATTTAA
- the uvrA gene encoding excinuclease ABC subunit UvrA: MQETEYINVYGARVHNLKDIDAEIPRNSLTVITGLSGSGKSSLAFDTIFAEGQRRYIETFSAYARNFLGNLERPDVDKITGLSPVISIEQKTTNKNPRSTVGTTTEIYDYLRLLYARAGVAYSYLSGEEMVKYTEEQILDLILKDYKGRKIYLLAPLVRARKGHYRELFEQVRKKGYLYVRVDGEVREVTHGMKLDRYKNHDVEVVIDKLVVTEKDDRRLKQSVATAMRQGDGLMMILDAQSESIRHYSKRLMCPVTGLSYREPAPHNFSFNSPQGACPKCKGLGVVNQIDVDKVIPDRELSIYEGAIAPLGKYKNAMIFWQISALLEKYDASLKTPVKELPDDAIEEVLYGSDERIKIKSSLIGTSSDYFVTYEGVVKYIQMLQEKDASATAQKWAEQFAKTTVCPECKGARLNKEALHFRIHDKNINELANMDINELYDWLMKVDEFLSDKQKKISVEILKEIRTRLKFLLDVGLDYLALNRSSVSLSGGESQRIRLATQIGSQLVNVLYILDEPSIGLHQRDNLRLINSLKELRDIGNSVIVVEHDKDMMLAADYVIDMGPKAGRLGGEVVFAGTPQEMLKTSTMTSQYLNGQMKIEVPAKRRKGNGKSILLKGAKGNNLKNVDVEFPLGKLICVTGVSGSGKSTLINETLQPILSQKFYRSLQDPLEYDSIEGLEYIDKVVDVDQSPLGRTPRSNPATYTGVFSDIRNLFVGLPEAKIRGYKPGRFSFNVAGGRCEACSGNGYKTIEMNFLPDVYVPCEVCHGKRYNRETLEVRFKGKSIADVLDMTINRAVEFFENVPQILNKIKVLQDVGLGYIKLGQSSTTLSGGESQRVKLATELSKRDTGKTLYILDEPTTGLHFEDIRVLMGVLNKLVDKGNTVIVIEHNLDVIKMADYIIDMGPEGGKGGGELLSCGTPEEVAKSSKGYTPKFLRQELGL; encoded by the coding sequence ATGCAGGAAACAGAATATATTAATGTGTACGGTGCGCGCGTGCACAATTTGAAGGATATTGACGCCGAGATTCCCCGTAACAGTCTGACTGTCATCACCGGATTGAGCGGCAGTGGGAAATCTTCTTTAGCTTTCGATACGATTTTTGCAGAAGGGCAGCGCCGCTATATTGAGACCTTTTCAGCGTATGCCCGCAATTTTCTGGGTAATCTGGAGCGTCCGGATGTCGACAAAATCACAGGTTTGAGCCCAGTGATTTCCATTGAGCAGAAAACGACGAACAAGAATCCCCGTTCTACGGTGGGTACGACGACTGAGATCTATGACTACCTCCGTCTGCTATATGCCCGTGCCGGAGTAGCTTATTCGTATTTGTCCGGCGAGGAAATGGTGAAATACACCGAAGAACAGATTCTGGACTTGATCCTGAAAGACTATAAAGGAAGGAAGATCTATTTGCTTGCCCCGCTGGTTCGTGCACGTAAAGGACATTACAGGGAACTGTTCGAGCAGGTGCGAAAAAAAGGATATTTATATGTCCGGGTGGATGGTGAAGTGCGTGAAGTAACGCATGGAATGAAGCTCGACCGTTATAAGAATCACGATGTGGAAGTGGTGATTGATAAACTGGTGGTGACCGAAAAAGACGACCGGCGGCTGAAACAAAGTGTGGCGACTGCCATGCGTCAGGGAGACGGTTTGATGATGATTTTAGATGCCCAGTCGGAAAGTATCCGTCATTATAGTAAACGTCTTATGTGTCCTGTGACAGGACTTTCTTATCGCGAACCTGCCCCGCATAACTTTTCATTCAACTCCCCGCAGGGAGCATGCCCGAAATGTAAAGGGCTGGGCGTTGTCAATCAGATTGACGTGGATAAGGTGATTCCCGACCGTGAACTTTCCATTTATGAGGGGGCAATCGCACCTTTGGGAAAATATAAAAATGCCATGATTTTCTGGCAAATCAGTGCTTTGCTGGAAAAGTACGATGCGTCATTGAAAACTCCGGTCAAGGAATTGCCGGATGATGCCATCGAAGAAGTTCTCTATGGTTCTGATGAACGGATTAAGATCAAAAGTTCGTTGATTGGTACTTCCTCCGACTATTTTGTTACCTATGAAGGTGTTGTGAAGTACATCCAGATGTTGCAGGAGAAAGACGCATCCGCAACAGCGCAGAAATGGGCGGAACAATTTGCTAAAACCACTGTTTGCCCCGAATGTAAGGGAGCCCGTTTGAATAAGGAGGCATTGCATTTCCGTATCCATGATAAGAATATCAATGAGCTGGCGAATATGGATATCAACGAGTTGTACGACTGGTTGATGAAGGTGGATGAATTTCTTTCCGACAAGCAGAAAAAGATATCAGTGGAGATTTTGAAAGAAATTCGTACACGTTTGAAGTTCCTGTTAGATGTAGGGTTGGACTATCTTGCCTTAAACCGTAGTTCCGTTAGTCTGTCCGGAGGAGAAAGCCAGCGTATCCGTTTGGCCACTCAGATCGGTTCGCAGTTGGTGAATGTGTTGTATATTCTCGACGAGCCGAGTATCGGTCTGCATCAACGTGATAATTTGCGCCTTATCAATTCTTTGAAAGAACTTCGGGACATCGGTAATTCCGTGATCGTGGTAGAGCATGATAAGGATATGATGCTTGCTGCCGATTATGTCATCGATATGGGACCGAAGGCCGGTCGTCTTGGCGGGGAAGTGGTTTTTGCAGGCACTCCACAAGAGATGCTGAAAACCAGTACAATGACTTCGCAATACTTGAACGGACAGATGAAGATAGAAGTTCCAGCCAAACGCCGAAAAGGAAACGGAAAGTCTATCTTGTTGAAAGGAGCGAAAGGAAATAATCTGAAAAATGTAGATGTGGAGTTCCCGTTAGGCAAACTGATTTGCGTAACAGGAGTATCGGGAAGTGGAAAATCCACCTTGATTAATGAAACCTTGCAACCGATTCTTTCACAGAAATTCTACCGTTCTTTGCAAGATCCTTTAGAGTACGATTCTATTGAAGGACTGGAATATATAGATAAGGTGGTGGATGTTGACCAGTCTCCGTTGGGACGTACTCCTCGTTCCAACCCGGCTACTTACACAGGCGTATTTTCGGACATTCGTAATTTGTTCGTTGGATTGCCGGAGGCTAAGATTCGTGGTTACAAGCCGGGACGTTTCTCCTTCAATGTAGCGGGCGGGCGTTGCGAAGCGTGTTCGGGAAACGGTTATAAGACGATTGAAATGAACTTCCTTCCGGATGTATATGTGCCCTGTGAAGTATGTCATGGCAAACGTTACAACCGTGAGACGTTGGAAGTCCGTTTTAAGGGGAAATCCATTGCCGATGTGCTGGATATGACAATCAATCGTGCTGTGGAATTCTTTGAAAATGTTCCGCAGATTCTCAATAAAATTAAAGTTTTGCAAGATGTCGGATTGGGCTATATTAAGTTAGGTCAATCTTCTACCACTCTTTCCGGTGGCGAGAGCCAGCGTGTGAAACTGGCTACGGAACTGTCGAAGAGGGATACGGGCAAAACACTTTATATTTTGGATGAGCCGACTACCGGACTTCATTTTGAGGATATACGGGTGCTGATGGGAGTATTGAACAAACTAGTCGATAAAGGTAATACAGTTATCGTTATCGAGCATAATCTGGACGTTATTAAAATGGCGGATTATATCATCGATATGGGGCCGGAAGGTGGTAAAGGCGGGGGAGAACTCCTTAGTTGCGGGACACCCGAAGAAGTTGCGAAGAGCTCTAAAGGATATACACCTAAGTTTCTTCGCCAAGAATTAGGACTTTGA
- a CDS encoding peptide MFS transporter produces the protein MFSKHPKGLIAAALANMGERFGFYIMMAILTLFISAKFGLSETTTGYIYSAFYASIYILALAGGVIADKTKNFKGTILVGLILMAVGYLIIAIPTPTPVPNMALYLGLTCFGLLVIAFGNGLFKGNLQALVGQMYDDPKYSNLRDAGFQIFYMFINIGAVFAPFIAIGVRNWWLKVNNFDYDATLPELCHQYLEKGKDMAPQAMENLTTLANSVVLDKTPVTDMGVFVNNYLDVFNRGFQYAFMAAIGAMIISLIIYMANKKRFPDPATKAKTDKGTATVNKEEIQMSATEIKQRIYALFAVFGVVIFFWLSFHQNGYSLTYFARDYVDLSVINIDLGFTQIKGAEIFQSVNPFFVVFLTPFIMWMFGSMKKNGKEPSTPMKIAIGMGIAALAYVFLMVFSFTLPSKEVLGTMSAAEINAIRVTPWIMIGLYFILTVAELFISPLGLSFVSKVAPPHLQGLMQGCWLAATAVGNSLLFIGGILYTTVPIWACWLVFVGATGASMIVMLSMVKWLERVAK, from the coding sequence ATGTTCAGTAAACACCCTAAAGGTCTGATTGCTGCGGCTTTAGCTAATATGGGAGAGCGTTTTGGCTTCTATATTATGATGGCGATTTTGACGTTATTTATTTCAGCGAAATTCGGATTGTCCGAGACGACTACCGGATACATCTATTCCGCATTTTACGCATCCATTTATATTTTGGCTTTAGCGGGAGGTGTTATTGCTGATAAGACGAAAAATTTCAAAGGCACTATTTTGGTGGGATTAATACTGATGGCTGTCGGTTATTTGATTATTGCCATTCCTACTCCGACTCCGGTTCCTAATATGGCTCTTTATTTGGGGCTGACTTGTTTCGGACTTTTAGTGATTGCTTTTGGTAACGGATTGTTTAAAGGAAACCTGCAAGCCCTGGTAGGTCAGATGTATGATGATCCTAAATATTCAAATCTTCGTGATGCCGGTTTCCAGATATTTTATATGTTTATTAATATCGGTGCTGTTTTTGCACCGTTTATTGCTATCGGTGTGCGTAACTGGTGGTTGAAAGTGAATAACTTTGATTATGATGCCACTTTGCCGGAGTTATGTCATCAATATTTGGAAAAAGGAAAAGATATGGCTCCACAGGCTATGGAAAATCTGACTACGTTAGCTAACAGTGTTGTCTTGGATAAAACTCCTGTAACGGATATGGGCGTATTTGTGAATAATTATCTTGATGTATTTAATCGCGGTTTCCAATATGCCTTTATGGCTGCTATCGGTGCTATGATTATTTCGTTGATTATTTATATGGCAAATAAGAAGCGCTTCCCGGATCCGGCAACGAAAGCAAAAACAGATAAAGGAACTGCAACTGTGAATAAAGAGGAAATCCAGATGAGTGCTACTGAAATCAAACAGCGTATCTATGCTCTGTTTGCAGTATTTGGCGTTGTTATTTTCTTCTGGCTGTCTTTCCATCAGAACGGTTATTCGTTGACTTATTTTGCACGTGATTATGTGGATTTAAGTGTTATTAATATCGATTTGGGCTTTACACAGATCAAAGGTGCTGAGATATTTCAAAGCGTTAATCCGTTCTTTGTTGTATTCCTGACTCCGTTTATCATGTGGATGTTCGGTTCGATGAAGAAGAACGGTAAAGAACCATCTACTCCGATGAAGATCGCTATCGGTATGGGTATTGCTGCATTAGCGTATGTATTCTTGATGGTATTCTCTTTTACATTGCCTTCAAAAGAAGTGTTGGGCACTATGAGTGCTGCTGAAATCAATGCTATCCGTGTTACTCCATGGATTATGATCGGCCTGTATTTCATTCTTACGGTTGCCGAACTGTTTATCTCTCCTCTGGGATTATCATTTGTATCTAAAGTAGCCCCTCCTCATTTGCAAGGATTGATGCAAGGTTGCTGGTTGGCTGCAACAGCTGTGGGTAACTCACTGTTGTTTATCGGTGGTATTCTTTATACAACTGTTCCTATTTGGGCTTGTTGGTTGGTATTTGTAGGAGCAACAGGTGCTTCCATGATTGTAATGCTTTCAATGGTAAAATGGCTGGAACGTGTAGCGAAATAA
- a CDS encoding PadR family transcriptional regulator, translating to MKVNNVKSQMRKGMLEYCIMLLLHKEPSYASDIIQKLKEAQLIVVEGTLYPLLTRLKNDDLLSYEWVESTQGPPRKYYKLTELGEVFLGELEISWKELNETVNHIANR from the coding sequence ATGAAAGTAAACAATGTAAAATCACAGATGAGAAAAGGCATGCTTGAATATTGCATCATGCTTTTGCTACACAAGGAACCCTCTTATGCTTCTGATATCATTCAAAAATTGAAAGAAGCCCAGCTGATCGTGGTGGAAGGTACCTTGTATCCATTGCTTACCCGTCTGAAAAATGACGACCTGTTAAGTTATGAATGGGTAGAATCTACTCAAGGACCTCCCCGTAAATACTATAAATTGACCGAACTGGGAGAAGTCTTTTTGGGTGAACTTGAAATTTCCTGGAAAGAACTCAATGAAACAGTGAATCATATTGCCAATAGATAA
- a CDS encoding PspC domain-containing protein, producing the protein MKKTLTINLGGIVYHIDDDAYRLLDNYLSNLKHYFRKQEGAEEIVNDIEMRIAELFAEKVNGGKQVITVLDVEEIIARVGKPEDFGIADEDMDSQKRTEQTSSANQGSTQASAQRSWFRDPDNKLLGGVAAGLAAYFGWDVTLVRILMIILVFVPYCPMIILYIIGWIVIPEARTAAEKLSMRGEAVTIENIGKTVTDGFERVADGVNNYMNSGKPRTFLQKIGDVFVSIAAVLFKIFLVALVILCCPVLFVLAVVLVVLVFAAIAVAVSGGALLCEMLPAIDWMPVASVSLMMTLLGTIAGVALIGIPLGAFLYTILRQLFHWSPMGTGLKWSLLILWILGVVIMIINLSALGWQLPLYGLHCS; encoded by the coding sequence ATGAAAAAGACATTGACCATAAATTTAGGAGGAATTGTCTATCATATAGATGATGATGCCTACCGATTGTTAGACAATTATCTGTCTAACCTCAAACATTACTTTCGTAAACAGGAGGGTGCGGAAGAGATCGTAAACGATATTGAGATGCGTATTGCCGAACTGTTTGCCGAGAAAGTAAATGGAGGAAAACAGGTCATCACAGTTTTAGATGTAGAAGAAATCATCGCCCGCGTAGGCAAACCGGAAGACTTTGGAATTGCTGATGAGGATATGGACTCACAGAAAAGAACGGAACAAACATCGTCCGCTAATCAAGGCAGTACACAAGCTTCTGCTCAACGTAGCTGGTTCCGTGATCCGGATAATAAATTGTTGGGAGGTGTAGCGGCAGGATTGGCAGCTTACTTTGGTTGGGACGTTACATTGGTGCGTATACTGATGATTATCCTGGTGTTTGTACCTTATTGCCCGATGATTATACTTTATATTATCGGATGGATTGTTATTCCAGAAGCCCGTACTGCCGCAGAAAAATTGAGTATGCGTGGAGAAGCAGTGACCATTGAAAATATTGGAAAAACAGTGACAGACGGTTTCGAACGCGTAGCGGACGGAGTCAATAACTATATGAATTCCGGTAAACCTCGTACCTTTCTTCAAAAAATAGGTGATGTATTTGTTTCCATTGCTGCTGTTCTCTTTAAAATATTTCTGGTAGCTCTTGTCATTCTCTGCTGCCCTGTTTTGTTCGTACTGGCTGTTGTACTGGTGGTGCTGGTGTTTGCAGCAATTGCCGTGGCAGTTAGCGGAGGAGCACTGCTTTGCGAGATGCTGCCTGCCATCGACTGGATGCCGGTTGCTTCCGTATCTCTAATGATGACACTGCTGGGTACGATTGCCGGAGTTGCCCTCATCGGTATTCCATTAGGGGCTTTCTTATATACTATCTTGCGGCAATTATTCCATTGGTCACCGATGGGAACAGGCTTGAAATGGTCGCTATTGATTCTATGGATATTGGGTGTAGTCATAATGATTATTAATCTTTCAGCTCTTGGCTGGCAACTGCCTTTGTATGGCTTGCACTGCTCTTAA
- a CDS encoding 3'-5' exonuclease — translation MKNFAAIDFETANQHRSSVCSVGVVIVRNNQVVDKFYRLIHPIPDFYSYWNTQVHGLTADDTKEALYFPEVWSEVEPLIQGLPLVAHNSPFDESCLKAVFQAYKMPYPNYCFYCTCKASRKVLAEKLPNHQLQTVAQYCGYDLENHHHALADAEACAQIAIKILNI, via the coding sequence ATGAAGAATTTTGCAGCTATTGATTTTGAAACAGCAAACCAACACCGTTCAAGTGTTTGTAGTGTAGGAGTTGTAATTGTAAGGAACAATCAAGTTGTGGATAAGTTTTATAGGCTTATTCATCCTATACCTGATTTTTATTCATATTGGAATACACAAGTACATGGGCTGACAGCAGATGACACGAAAGAAGCTTTGTATTTTCCCGAAGTATGGTCTGAGGTAGAACCTCTTATACAGGGTTTACCATTAGTGGCACATAACAGTCCTTTTGACGAAAGTTGCTTAAAGGCAGTCTTTCAAGCCTACAAGATGCCTTATCCAAATTATTGTTTTTATTGTACTTGTAAGGCTTCAAGAAAAGTTTTGGCAGAGAAGCTGCCTAATCATCAATTACAAACTGTAGCGCAATATTGCGGGTATGATTTAGAAAACCATCATCATGCGCTGGCAGACGCAGAAGCTTGCGCTCAAATAGCTATAAAAATATTAAACATTTAA
- a CDS encoding WD40/YVTN/BNR-like repeat-containing protein: MAQLINYGREMLRINTQKNTIEYSTNDGRSWNSRYTSSSAGIFYDLFQFGSELLACTSKGIYYSTNEGRSWNSRYTGSSAGTFQQLSTDGRYLLATTSKGLYYSSNEGRSWNKR; the protein is encoded by the coding sequence ATGGCACAGTTAATTAATTATGGACGTGAAATGCTTCGCATTAACACTCAGAAAAACACAATCGAGTATTCTACTAATGATGGACGGAGTTGGAATTCTCGTTACACAAGTTCTTCTGCTGGAATTTTCTATGATTTGTTTCAGTTTGGAAGTGAACTCTTAGCTTGTACTTCAAAAGGAATTTATTATTCTACAAACGAAGGTAGAAGTTGGAACTCTCGTTATACAGGTTCTTCTGCTGGAACTTTTCAACAACTGAGTACTGATGGACGCTACCTTTTAGCAACAACCAGCAAAGGGCTATATTATTCGTCTAATGAAGGTAGAAGTTGGAATAAGCGATAA
- the ybaK gene encoding Cys-tRNA(Pro) deacylase — translation MKINKTNAARLLDKAKITYELIPYEVDENDLSAVHVAASLGENIEQVFKTLVLHGDKSGYFVCVIPGEHEVDLKLAAKASGNKKCDLIPMKELLPLTGYIRGGCSPIGMKKHFPTYIHETCRKFPYIYVSAGTRGLQIKIAPDDLIRESGAETCRLFED, via the coding sequence ATGAAAATCAATAAAACAAATGCTGCCCGCTTGTTGGATAAAGCAAAGATAACATATGAGTTAATCCCATATGAGGTAGATGAGAATGATTTAAGTGCCGTGCATGTGGCAGCCAGTTTGGGTGAGAATATTGAACAAGTATTCAAGACGCTTGTTTTGCACGGTGATAAGAGCGGATATTTTGTATGTGTTATTCCGGGAGAGCACGAAGTCGATTTGAAATTGGCGGCTAAGGCTTCCGGCAATAAGAAATGCGACCTGATACCTATGAAAGAGCTATTGCCGCTTACAGGATATATCCGTGGCGGTTGTTCCCCTATTGGTATGAAGAAGCATTTTCCGACCTATATTCATGAGACTTGCCGGAAATTCCCGTATATTTATGTAAGTGCCGGCACAAGAGGACTTCAAATAAAAATAGCTCCGGACGATTTGATTCGTGAATCCGGAGCGGAAACTTGTCGTTTGTTTGAAGACTAG
- a CDS encoding GNAT family N-acetyltransferase, translated as MFTIRKATVADCELIHKMAKEVFPATYKEILSPEQLDYMMDWMYTPSNVRKQMEEEGHVYSIAYKENEPCGYVSIQQQEKDVFHLQKIYVLPRFQGTHCGSFLFKEAIKCIKEIHPEPCLMELNVNRNNKALLFYEHMGMRKLREGDFPIGNGYYMNDYIMGLDI; from the coding sequence ATGTTTACAATTCGAAAAGCAACAGTAGCCGATTGCGAGCTTATTCATAAGATGGCAAAGGAAGTGTTCCCCGCCACCTACAAGGAAATTTTATCTCCCGAACAACTGGATTATATGATGGACTGGATGTATACTCCTTCCAATGTGCGCAAACAAATGGAGGAAGAAGGACATGTGTACTCCATTGCTTATAAGGAGAATGAACCATGCGGATACGTTTCCATTCAACAACAGGAGAAAGATGTATTTCATCTTCAGAAGATATATGTCCTCCCCCGTTTTCAGGGCACGCATTGCGGCAGTTTTTTATTCAAGGAAGCAATTAAGTGTATCAAGGAGATACACCCGGAACCTTGTTTGATGGAGCTCAACGTAAATCGTAATAATAAGGCTTTGCTGTTTTACGAGCACATGGGAATGAGAAAGTTGCGGGAAGGTGATTTCCCGATTGGTAACGGGTATTATATGAATGATTATATTATGGGACTGGATATTTGA